The nucleotide sequence AGGCAGGAGGGGAGGTCCTTCTGGATGGTATTCCCTGCCGTATCCGTTCACCAAAAGATGCTGTATCAGCCGGGATCGGAATGACAACCGAGGATAGAAAGGATACAGGATTACTGCTGGATGATTCGATCAAACACAACCTGACTCTTGCCTCTCTTAAGAAGTTTCTCAGCAAGGGTATTATCCAGACAAAAAGGGAGTTAAAAGAGACGGAGTCCTGTTGTAAAAATCTTGAGGTTAAATCAACAGGGCCTGATCAGTCTCTTCGTTTTCTCAGTGGCGGGAATCAGCAGAAAATTGTAATCGGGAAATGGCTTGCCGCCGATCCGGAGATCCTGATTATGGATGAACCTACAAGAGGTATTGATATAGGGGCCAAACAGGCAGTCTATAAAGTTATTCGAGAGTTGGCAGCCAAGGGGAAATCTGTGATTTTCATATCTTCCGAGGTACCTGAAGTTCATGCTCTCTGCCATCGAATCCTTGTTATGGGACGTGGATATATACAGAAGGAATTTTCCCCCAGGGACTCCATTGAATCCATAATGAAAGCAATGCTCGAAGGAGATGCATAAGCAATGAACTCAAATAAAATATTAGATCAGAAGAACCTGACACAGATAACACAGAAGTACGGAATTATGATTCTGTTTTCTATTCTCAGTATTATAATTTCAATTGTTACACCCAATTTTCTGAATAGTCAGAATATTATCAATATTCTTAGACAGAGCTCTATTATCGGGGTGATGGCTATAGGGACAACCTTTGTCATTATCGGTGGAGGTTTCGATATCTCAGTCGGCAGTGTTCTGGCTCTTTCGGCTGCTATGGCTCTCGGTCTTCAGGCAGAGATGCACTGGATGCTTGCAACAGCTGTTGTACTCCTGGTAGGTATTGCTATTGGATTCTGTAATGGGTTTCTGGCTGCCAAGATTGGTATTGTACCGATTATTGCAACACTTGGTACTCAGACCTTCGTCCGCGGGCTGACTTATATGTATACGGGTGGGTATCCTATTACAGGAGAATCTAAGGGATTCCAGTTTATCGGTTCCGGATATATCGGATCTATACCTTTTCCAATTATCCTTCTGCTTACCATGGTTGCCATCTGGCAGTTTGTTTTAAGTAAGACTCCTTTGGGACGTTATAGCTGTGCAATTGGCGGAAATAAAGAAGCCACAAGGCTCTCAGGGGTAAATGTCGATTTCTACCAGATCATGACCTTTATGATCGGGGGCGGAATGGCTGCTATGGCGGGGATTGTTTATGCAGCACGCCTAAACTCTGCCACACCTCTGGCCGGACAGGGTTATGACCTGGATGCAATTGCCTCAACTGTTATTGGCGGTACCACTGTTTCGGGAGGACAGGGTAGCATCATTGGGACACTGATAGGTGTTCTTCTAATGACTATCTTGAATAATATGTTCAACCTTATGGGTGTACAGGTCTATGTGCAGTATCTTGTAAAAGGGATGATCATTCTGCTGGTTGTCGGAATTGATTCTTATTCTAAAAAGCAGAAGAATTAGATATCAGATATAAAACTATATAATGACAGAAAAATAAGAACAGGATTATAATGCCAGCATGACAGACAGGACAAATATAAACAACTTGAAGCAGCGTGTACTTATTGTGGATGATGAACTTGAGTACTGTCTTTCAATGAAGGACTTGTTTGAGGAATCAGGGTTCAGCTGTTCTCACAGCACAGATCCTGATATGGTTCTTGATCTATTAAAATCATGTGAAATTGATATTATTCTGCTTGATCTAAAGATGCCGAGAATGAGTGGTATTGATCTATTAAAGAAGATCAGAGTCTACAATTCCCGGATACCTGTAATCATTGTGTCGGGGCATATAGATATAGAGACAACGGTTCAGGCCATGCAGATCGGAGCCATGAATGTTCTTAAAAAACCAGTCCGTTTCAGCAGCATGCTTGAAGAGATCTCGTGTATTCTGAAACCTCATTCAGAAGTATCTGATACATTACTTCCTCTAGTTTCTGACTCTCCGATAATCTGCAGTCATAAAGGGATGCTGGATATCATTTATTCTCTTAAGAAGGTTGCCGAGACTAATGCACCCGTGTTGATTACAGGTGAAAGTGGTACAGGT is from Oceanispirochaeta sp. M1 and encodes:
- a CDS encoding ABC transporter permease, whose product is MNSNKILDQKNLTQITQKYGIMILFSILSIIISIVTPNFLNSQNIINILRQSSIIGVMAIGTTFVIIGGGFDISVGSVLALSAAMALGLQAEMHWMLATAVVLLVGIAIGFCNGFLAAKIGIVPIIATLGTQTFVRGLTYMYTGGYPITGESKGFQFIGSGYIGSIPFPIILLLTMVAIWQFVLSKTPLGRYSCAIGGNKEATRLSGVNVDFYQIMTFMIGGGMAAMAGIVYAARLNSATPLAGQGYDLDAIASTVIGGTTVSGGQGSIIGTLIGVLLMTILNNMFNLMGVQVYVQYLVKGMIILLVVGIDSYSKKQKN